A part of Bosea sp. (in: a-proteobacteria) genomic DNA contains:
- a CDS encoding enoyl-CoA hydratase has translation MAYETILVETKGSVGVITLNRPQALNALNGKLIAEVNKALDAFEKDKAIGCIVITGSEKAFAAGADIKEMQSRRFPATYMDDKFADWDRIGQRRKPIIAAVAGFALGGGCELAMMCDFIIAADNARFGQPEINLGVMPGAGGTQRMARAIGKAKTMDLCLTGRFMDAAEAERSGLVARVVPLADLMTETLKAASVIAEKSLVALVMTKETVNRAFETTLAEGLRFERRLFASMFATADQKEGMAAFAGKRKAQFRNK, from the coding sequence ATGGCTTACGAAACCATCCTCGTCGAGACGAAGGGCTCTGTCGGCGTCATCACGCTCAACCGGCCCCAGGCGCTCAACGCGCTCAACGGCAAACTGATCGCCGAGGTCAACAAGGCGCTCGACGCCTTCGAGAAGGACAAGGCCATCGGCTGCATCGTCATCACCGGTTCGGAGAAGGCCTTCGCGGCCGGCGCCGACATCAAGGAGATGCAGAGCCGCAGGTTCCCGGCCACCTACATGGATGACAAGTTCGCGGACTGGGACCGCATCGGGCAGCGCCGCAAGCCGATCATCGCCGCGGTGGCGGGCTTTGCGCTGGGTGGCGGCTGCGAGCTCGCCATGATGTGCGATTTCATCATCGCCGCCGATAATGCCCGCTTCGGCCAGCCGGAGATCAACCTCGGCGTCATGCCGGGCGCCGGCGGCACGCAGCGCATGGCCAGGGCCATCGGCAAGGCCAAGACCATGGATCTGTGCCTTACCGGCCGCTTCATGGATGCAGCCGAGGCCGAGCGCTCGGGGCTGGTGGCGCGGGTCGTGCCGCTGGCCGACCTCATGACGGAGACGCTGAAAGCCGCGTCCGTGATCGCCGAGAAATCCCTTGTCGCTCTGGTCATGACCAAGGAGACGGTCAACCGCGCCTTCGAGACCACGCTGGCCGAAGGGCTGCGCTTCGAGCGGCGCCTGTTCGCCTCGATGTTCGCCACGGCCGATCAGAAGGAAGGCATGGCCGCCTTTGCCGGGAAGCGCAAGGCGCAATTCCGCAACAAGTGA
- a CDS encoding threo-3-hydroxy-L-aspartate ammonia-lyase, which yields MNSVNARAGAAAPELPGFADVKAAAARLAGVARRTPVMTSRTADERTGAQIFFKCENLQRMGAFKFRGAYNAIASLPDGVRQRGVIAFSSGNHAQGMALAGKLLGVPVTILMPADAPAAKIEATRGYGAEVILFDRYTQDREALGREVAGARGLSLIPPFDHPDVIAGQGTAALELIEETGPLDLLLVCLGGGGLVSGCALAAHALSPGIRVVGVEPEAGNDAQQSLRAGRIIRIDVPKTIADGAQTAALGAITFPLIQRDVADIVTVSDAELVEAMRFFAERMKLVVEPTGCLAAAAALNARAPVAGLRVGVIISGGNVDLASFARLVRQGAP from the coding sequence ATGAACAGCGTCAATGCAAGGGCCGGGGCCGCTGCACCGGAGCTGCCGGGTTTCGCGGATGTGAAGGCTGCGGCCGCCCGTCTCGCGGGCGTGGCCCGGCGCACCCCGGTCATGACCTCGCGCACGGCGGATGAGCGCACCGGCGCGCAGATCTTCTTCAAATGCGAGAATTTGCAGCGCATGGGCGCCTTCAAGTTCCGCGGCGCCTACAACGCCATCGCCAGCCTGCCCGACGGCGTGCGCCAGCGGGGCGTCATCGCCTTTTCCTCCGGCAATCACGCCCAGGGCATGGCCCTGGCGGGCAAGCTGCTCGGCGTGCCTGTCACGATCCTCATGCCCGCCGACGCTCCCGCCGCCAAGATCGAGGCCACGCGCGGTTATGGCGCCGAGGTCATCCTCTTCGACCGCTACACCCAGGATCGCGAAGCTCTCGGCCGTGAGGTGGCCGGCGCGCGCGGGCTGAGCCTCATTCCGCCCTTCGACCATCCGGACGTGATCGCAGGGCAGGGCACCGCCGCGCTCGAATTGATCGAGGAAACCGGACCTCTCGACTTGCTGCTGGTGTGCCTCGGCGGTGGCGGGCTCGTGAGCGGCTGCGCGCTGGCCGCCCATGCCCTGTCGCCGGGAATCAGGGTCGTTGGCGTCGAGCCCGAGGCAGGCAATGATGCCCAGCAATCGCTGCGGGCCGGGCGCATCATCAGGATCGACGTGCCCAAGACCATCGCCGACGGCGCGCAGACCGCAGCGCTCGGCGCCATCACCTTCCCGCTCATCCAGCGCGACGTGGCCGATATCGTCACCGTCAGCGATGCAGAGCTGGTCGAGGCGATGCGCTTCTTCGCCGAGCGCATGAAGCTTGTCGTCGAGCCCACAGGCTGCCTCGCGGCCGCTGCGGCGCTGAATGCCAGGGCGCCGGTGGCGGGGCTGCGGGTCGGCGTCATCATCTCGGGCGGCAATGTCGATCTTGCCAGCTTCGCGCGTCTGGTCCGCCAGGGCGCTCCGTGA
- the rpsT gene encoding 30S ribosomal protein S20, whose translation MANTKSAKKAARQTIRRTEVNKARRSQMRTYVRKVEEALASGDQAAAAAALKAAEPIMMRAVQKGVAHKNTASRKVSRLAKRVKSLAS comes from the coding sequence ATGGCGAATACGAAATCCGCGAAGAAGGCTGCACGCCAGACCATTCGCCGCACGGAAGTGAACAAGGCCCGTCGCAGCCAGATGCGCACCTATGTCCGCAAGGTCGAGGAGGCGCTGGCCTCCGGCGATCAGGCCGCCGCCGCCGCCGCGCTGAAGGCCGCCGAGCCGATCATGATGCGCGCCGTGCAGAAGGGTGTCGCCCACAAGAACACGGCGTCCCGAAAGGTCTCGCGCCTGGCCAAGCGCGTGAAGTCTCTCGCGAGCTGA
- the dnaA gene encoding chromosomal replication initiator protein DnaA, which translates to MYLDADLRNDHTAPARAASPSAGEAWDRLRQRLRAELGEDVFSSWFARMEFERIEAEAAVVSVPTRFLKSWIETHYVERLRMLVAAELGAEGGFVVEVRTVNRDQSRAAQTQIRSVAAAAAPAAAPRSAAPLAPVSTMLADHLGSPLDRRLSLSSFVVGRSNALAFASAERIAALVGQPSPYNPLYLHAGVGLGKTHLVQAVAQEAIRLGKKVAYFTADKFMYGFVSALKAQTALTFKEQLRGIDLLVIDDAQFIQGRSVQQEFGHTINALIDAGKQVVVAADRLPGELESLDERVRSRLAGGLVVEIGSLDEELRLKILSARLSALSALHTSFHVAPDVAAYVANAIETNGRDLDGAANRLLAHSTLSGAALTIETAEIAIRDLVRLREPRRVRIEDIQKLVAARYNVSRADILSERRTAAVVKPRQIAMYLSKSLTLRSLPEIGRRFGGRDHTTVLHAVRKIEKALSDDRALTEEVELLRRMLTG; encoded by the coding sequence ATGTATCTCGACGCCGACCTCCGCAATGATCACACAGCGCCAGCCCGTGCTGCGTCCCCCTCGGCTGGCGAAGCCTGGGACCGGCTGCGCCAGCGCCTGCGCGCGGAGCTTGGCGAGGATGTCTTCTCGAGCTGGTTCGCCCGCATGGAGTTCGAGCGCATCGAGGCTGAAGCCGCTGTCGTGTCCGTTCCCACGCGGTTCCTGAAGAGCTGGATCGAGACTCACTATGTCGAGCGCCTCCGGATGCTTGTCGCGGCCGAGCTTGGCGCGGAAGGCGGCTTCGTCGTCGAGGTCCGCACCGTAAACCGCGACCAGAGCCGCGCCGCCCAGACGCAGATCCGCTCCGTTGCGGCGGCCGCCGCGCCGGCGGCCGCCCCTCGCAGCGCGGCGCCGCTGGCTCCGGTCTCCACCATGCTGGCGGACCACCTCGGCTCGCCGCTTGACCGGCGCCTGTCGCTGTCCAGTTTCGTGGTCGGCCGCTCCAACGCCCTCGCCTTCGCCTCGGCGGAGCGGATCGCGGCGCTGGTGGGCCAGCCCTCGCCCTACAACCCGCTTTACCTTCATGCCGGCGTTGGCCTCGGCAAGACCCACCTTGTCCAGGCTGTGGCGCAGGAAGCCATCCGCCTCGGCAAGAAGGTGGCCTACTTCACCGCCGACAAGTTCATGTACGGCTTCGTGTCGGCGCTGAAGGCCCAGACGGCCCTTACCTTCAAGGAGCAGCTGCGCGGCATCGATCTGCTCGTGATCGACGATGCCCAGTTCATCCAGGGCCGTTCTGTGCAACAGGAGTTCGGCCACACCATCAACGCGCTGATTGACGCCGGCAAGCAGGTCGTCGTCGCCGCCGATCGCCTGCCCGGCGAGCTCGAAAGCCTTGACGAGCGGGTGCGCTCGCGTCTCGCCGGCGGCCTCGTCGTCGAGATCGGCTCGCTGGACGAAGAGCTGCGCCTCAAGATCCTCTCGGCGCGGCTGAGCGCGCTCTCGGCGCTGCACACCAGCTTCCACGTCGCGCCCGACGTCGCCGCCTATGTCGCGAACGCCATCGAAACCAATGGCCGCGATCTCGACGGCGCCGCCAACCGCCTGCTGGCGCATTCCACCTTGTCGGGCGCGGCCCTCACCATCGAGACGGCCGAGATCGCGATCCGCGATCTGGTGCGCCTGCGCGAGCCCAGGCGCGTGCGGATCGAGGACATCCAGAAGCTCGTCGCCGCGCGCTACAATGTCAGCCGCGCCGACATCCTCTCGGAGCGGCGCACCGCGGCGGTGGTCAAGCCGCGGCAGATCGCGATGTATCTGTCCAAATCCCTGACCTTGCGCTCGCTCCCCGAGATCGGCCGGCGCTTCGGCGGGCGCGATCACACCACGGTGCTCCATGCCGTCCGCAAGATCGAGAAGGCGCTGAGCGATGACCGGGCGCTGACCGAGGAGGTCGAGCTGCTGCGGCGCATGCTCACCGGCTGA
- a CDS encoding DNA polymerase III subunit beta has product MKVTVERSQLLKALGHVHRVVERRNTIPILSNVLMSAGVMGLRLKATDLDIEVVETIPADAALEGAITVPAHVIYDIVRKLPEGAQVSLETTGETGQMTLRSGRSRFTLQTLPEADFPDITSGEMPHRFALAAADLKRLIDKTQFAVSTEETRYYLNGIYFHALEVEGRALLRAVATDGHRLARVETPAPSGAAGMPGVIVPRKAVAEIQKLLEGGEAEVVVELSTTKIRVSIGDVVLTSKLIDGTFPDYGRVIPSGNDKRLHVNRADFAKAVDLVATISSERGRAVKLAMADSRMVLSVTNPDSGSATEEIEVDYDSGPLEIGFNARYLLDITAQLDSDTALFKLADPGSPTVIMDREGANALYVLMPMRV; this is encoded by the coding sequence ATGAAGGTCACCGTCGAACGGTCGCAACTCCTCAAGGCCCTTGGCCACGTTCATCGCGTGGTCGAACGCCGCAACACGATTCCCATCCTGTCCAACGTGCTCATGAGCGCGGGCGTGATGGGCCTCAGGCTCAAGGCGACCGACCTCGACATCGAGGTGGTGGAGACGATTCCGGCCGATGCCGCGCTGGAGGGCGCCATCACCGTTCCGGCCCATGTCATCTACGACATCGTGCGCAAGCTGCCCGAGGGCGCCCAGGTCTCGCTGGAGACCACTGGCGAGACAGGCCAGATGACGCTGCGCTCCGGGCGCTCGCGCTTCACGCTGCAGACGCTGCCGGAAGCCGATTTCCCGGACATCACCTCCGGCGAGATGCCGCATCGTTTCGCGCTGGCCGCCGCCGATCTCAAGCGGCTCATCGACAAGACCCAGTTCGCGGTCTCGACCGAGGAGACGCGCTACTACCTCAACGGCATCTATTTCCACGCGCTGGAGGTCGAGGGCCGCGCCCTGCTGCGCGCCGTCGCCACCGATGGCCACCGGCTCGCCCGCGTCGAGACGCCGGCGCCTTCGGGCGCGGCCGGCATGCCGGGCGTGATCGTGCCGCGCAAGGCCGTTGCCGAGATCCAGAAGCTGCTGGAAGGCGGCGAGGCCGAGGTCGTGGTGGAGCTGTCCACCACGAAGATCCGCGTCAGCATCGGCGACGTCGTGCTGACCTCCAAGCTGATCGACGGCACCTTCCCCGATTACGGGCGCGTCATCCCGTCCGGCAATGACAAGCGGCTTCACGTCAATCGGGCCGATTTCGCCAAGGCGGTCGATCTGGTCGCCACCATCTCCTCCGAGCGCGGCCGCGCCGTGAAGCTCGCCATGGCCGATTCGCGCATGGTGTTGTCCGTCACCAACCCTGATTCAGGGTCAGCCACCGAGGAGATCGAGGTGGACTATGACTCCGGGCCCCTCGAGATCGGCTTCAACGCCCGCTATCTGCTCGACATCACCGCCCAGCTCGACAGCGACACCGCCCTGTTCAAGCTGGCCGATCCCGGCTCGCCCACGGTGATCATGGACCGGGAGGGCGCAAACGCGCTCTATGTGCTGATGCCCATGCGTGTCTGA
- a CDS encoding polyamine ABC transporter substrate-binding protein, giving the protein MPACLAARFLASLTLLAASVGFIALGPAATAQAQDRVVNVYNWTDYIDPTVLDDFTRETGIRVVYDMYDNNEIVETKLLAGRSGYDVVAPSGPFLARLIRAGVFLKLEKSKLTNAGNIWPEIAARLATHDPGNLHAVNYMWGTTGIGINVARVRERLGPNAPLNSWDLLMKPEFSSKLKDCGINVLDAPEDIFPGVMKYLGLNPDSKAEADLRKAADALVKVRGNVRKFHSSEYINALANGEICLAVGYSGDVLQARKRAEEARNGVEIAYIIPKEGALMWFDSFAIPADARNVAEAHAFIDFMLRPAIAARNSNVVSYASGNLPARELVKPEIRNNPGVYPDAATFQLLSTNTAYDDRTQRTVTRLWTRVKTGR; this is encoded by the coding sequence ATGCCAGCCTGCCTCGCCGCCCGTTTCCTCGCCAGCCTGACCCTGCTCGCCGCATCCGTGGGCTTCATCGCGCTCGGCCCGGCCGCCACCGCGCAGGCCCAGGACCGCGTGGTCAATGTCTACAACTGGACGGACTACATCGACCCGACCGTGCTCGATGACTTCACCAGGGAGACGGGCATCCGGGTTGTCTACGACATGTATGACAACAACGAGATCGTCGAGACCAAGCTTCTGGCCGGCCGCTCGGGCTATGACGTGGTGGCGCCATCGGGGCCCTTCCTCGCGCGGCTCATCAGGGCCGGCGTGTTCCTCAAGCTCGAAAAGAGCAAGCTCACAAATGCCGGCAACATCTGGCCGGAGATCGCGGCGCGCCTGGCGACGCATGATCCGGGCAACCTGCACGCCGTGAACTACATGTGGGGCACCACCGGGATCGGCATCAATGTCGCCAGGGTCCGCGAGCGGCTGGGGCCCAACGCCCCGCTCAATTCCTGGGACCTGCTGATGAAGCCGGAGTTCTCCAGCAAGCTCAAGGATTGCGGCATCAACGTCCTCGACGCGCCGGAGGACATCTTTCCGGGCGTGATGAAATATCTGGGCCTCAACCCCGACTCCAAGGCGGAGGCCGACCTGCGCAAGGCGGCGGACGCGCTGGTGAAGGTGCGCGGCAATGTCCGCAAGTTCCACTCATCGGAGTACATCAACGCGCTGGCCAATGGCGAGATCTGCCTGGCAGTAGGCTATTCGGGCGATGTGCTACAGGCGCGAAAGCGCGCCGAGGAAGCCAGGAACGGCGTCGAGATCGCCTACATCATCCCGAAGGAAGGGGCGCTGATGTGGTTCGACAGTTTCGCCATTCCAGCGGACGCCAGAAACGTGGCCGAGGCGCACGCCTTCATCGATTTCATGCTGCGGCCTGCGATTGCCGCCCGCAACAGCAATGTGGTCTCCTATGCCAGCGGCAATTTGCCGGCGCGGGAGCTGGTGAAGCCGGAGATCCGCAACAATCCGGGCGTCTATCCCGACGCGGCGACATTCCAGCTGCTCTCCACGAACACCGCCTACGACGACCGCACGCAGAGAACGGTGACCCGGCTATGGACGCGCGTCAAGACCGGGCGCTGA
- a CDS encoding DsbA family oxidoreductase: MPPPVRSVTIAIYSDVICPWCYLGKKRLEEGLRLAGVAEAQIAWLPFELNPSMPAAGMDRNSYLDAKFGPGKRQEIEGRLSAAAREDGLAFNWPGVRRTPNTRKAHILIALAAGQGKGHMAAGALMKAYFEQGRDIGQIEVLTDIAVGLGLSGAELQAAARDEALNREIERLEQQSQEVGVQGVPFFIVNNRYGVSGAQPAAKWAESLPQMMPEPAEAL, encoded by the coding sequence ATGCCACCACCGGTCCGCAGCGTCACCATCGCCATCTATTCGGACGTGATCTGTCCATGGTGCTATCTGGGCAAGAAACGGCTTGAGGAAGGGCTCCGGCTGGCGGGCGTCGCGGAGGCGCAGATCGCCTGGCTGCCCTTCGAGCTGAACCCCTCCATGCCTGCGGCCGGCATGGACCGGAATTCCTACCTCGACGCCAAGTTCGGGCCGGGCAAGCGACAGGAGATCGAGGGGCGCCTGTCAGCCGCCGCGCGGGAGGACGGGCTGGCCTTCAACTGGCCCGGCGTCAGGCGCACCCCCAACACGCGCAAGGCCCATATCCTGATCGCGCTCGCGGCTGGGCAGGGAAAAGGCCACATGGCGGCCGGCGCCCTGATGAAAGCCTATTTCGAGCAGGGCCGCGACATCGGACAAATCGAGGTGCTGACCGATATCGCCGTCGGCCTTGGGCTGTCAGGCGCCGAATTGCAGGCCGCGGCGCGCGACGAGGCTCTCAATCGCGAAATCGAGCGACTGGAGCAGCAATCGCAGGAGGTCGGCGTGCAGGGCGTGCCGTTCTTCATCGTCAACAACCGCTATGGCGTGTCCGGCGCCCAGCCAGCCGCAAAGTGGGCCGAGTCGCTGCCGCAGATGATGCCGGAGCCGGCCGAAGCGCTGTGA
- a CDS encoding formate--tetrahydrofolate ligase, whose translation MSTDIEIARAAKLRPIQSIADRLAIPSEALSPHGRHIGKIDLDWLGAQPERPASRLVLVTAINPTPAGEGKTTTTVGLGDGLNRIGKSTMICLREPSLGPCFGVKGGAAGGGHAQIVPMEQINLHFTGDFHAITSAHNLLSALIDNHIYWGNALGLDSRRVAWRRALDMNDRSLRAIASSLGGVKNGFPREDGFDITVASEVMAVFCLAENLADLEERLGRMVIGQRHDRSAVTAAELKAHGAMAVLLKEALAPNLVQTLEGNPAFVHGGPFANIAHGCNSVIATKAALKLADYVVTEAGFGADLGAEKFFNIKCRKSGLAPAAAVVVATVRALKMHGGAARDALSREDLAALDGGLVNLDRHVRNVKGFGVPVVVAINRFTSDTAAEHAAIKAYCAERLGVQAVICRHWADGSAGTEELAHAVVALAEGGAARFAPLYPDAMGLADKIRTIATRIYGAAGIALEAKAAEKLAELEAGGHGHLPICVAKTQYSFSSDPSLRGAPSGHVVAVRDVTLSAGAGFVVALCGDIMRMPGLPRSPAAERIHIDAAGRIEGLF comes from the coding sequence ATGTCCACCGACATCGAGATCGCACGCGCCGCCAAGCTAAGGCCCATCCAGAGCATCGCCGACCGGCTCGCCATCCCATCCGAAGCGCTGAGCCCTCACGGGCGGCACATCGGCAAGATCGATCTCGACTGGCTCGGAGCGCAGCCCGAGCGACCCGCTTCCAGGCTCGTGCTCGTCACCGCCATCAACCCGACCCCGGCCGGCGAAGGCAAGACCACCACCACGGTAGGGCTCGGCGACGGGCTAAACCGCATCGGCAAATCGACGATGATCTGCCTGCGCGAGCCATCGCTCGGCCCCTGCTTCGGCGTGAAGGGCGGCGCGGCGGGAGGCGGCCATGCCCAGATCGTGCCCATGGAGCAGATCAACCTGCACTTCACGGGCGATTTCCACGCCATCACCTCGGCGCACAACCTGCTCTCGGCACTGATCGACAACCACATCTACTGGGGCAACGCGCTCGGCCTCGACAGCCGGCGTGTGGCCTGGCGGCGCGCGCTCGACATGAACGACCGCTCGCTGAGGGCGATTGCCTCTTCGCTCGGCGGCGTCAAGAACGGCTTTCCGCGCGAGGACGGCTTCGACATCACGGTGGCCTCCGAGGTGATGGCGGTGTTCTGCCTCGCCGAGAACCTCGCCGACCTGGAGGAGCGGCTGGGGCGCATGGTGATCGGGCAGCGCCATGACCGCAGCGCCGTGACAGCGGCGGAACTCAAGGCGCACGGCGCCATGGCGGTGCTGCTCAAGGAAGCGCTGGCGCCCAACCTTGTGCAGACGCTGGAGGGCAACCCCGCCTTCGTCCATGGCGGGCCCTTCGCCAACATCGCCCATGGCTGCAATTCGGTGATCGCCACCAAGGCGGCGCTCAAGCTCGCTGACTATGTGGTGACCGAGGCCGGCTTCGGGGCGGATCTCGGAGCGGAGAAGTTCTTCAACATCAAGTGCCGCAAATCGGGCCTCGCGCCTGCAGCGGCCGTGGTCGTCGCCACGGTGCGGGCGCTGAAGATGCATGGCGGAGCCGCCAGGGATGCGCTCAGCAGGGAGGATCTGGCGGCGCTGGACGGCGGCCTCGTCAATCTCGATCGGCATGTGCGCAACGTGAAGGGCTTCGGCGTTCCGGTGGTTGTGGCGATCAACCGCTTCACCTCCGACACGGCGGCCGAGCACGCGGCCATAAAGGCCTACTGCGCGGAGCGGCTTGGCGTTCAGGCGGTGATCTGCCGGCACTGGGCCGATGGCTCGGCCGGCACGGAGGAACTCGCCCATGCCGTGGTGGCGCTTGCCGAGGGCGGCGCGGCGCGCTTCGCTCCGCTCTATCCCGACGCCATGGGCCTCGCCGACAAGATCCGCACCATCGCGACCCGGATCTATGGCGCGGCCGGGATCGCGCTCGAGGCGAAGGCTGCGGAGAAGCTGGCGGAGCTGGAGGCCGGGGGCCACGGCCACCTGCCGATCTGCGTGGCGAAGACGCAGTATTCCTTCTCGTCCGACCCGTCCCTGCGCGGCGCGCCGTCAGGGCATGTGGTGGCCGTGAGGGATGTCACGCTGTCCGCAGGGGCGGGTTTCGTCGTTGCGCTGTGCGGCGACATCATGCGGATGCCTGGCCTGCCGCGCAGTCCTGCGGCCGAGCGCATCCACATCGATGCGGCGGGCCGGATCGAGGGCCTGTTCTGA
- a CDS encoding ABC transporter substrate-binding protein, whose amino-acid sequence MKKTLAWAAALAVGLGLASAAEAQTKVAIGISGWTGFAPLTLAKEAGIFAKNGLDVTIQKIPQASRHLAIASGAIQCAATTVETWIVWNAAGVATKQLFQLDKSYGADGMAVRGSITSIKDLKGKTVAASAPGTAPYFTLAWFLRENGMTLKDVNIVNMEPAAAAQAFIAGQNDAAMTYEPFLSAVRNAPQSGKIIATTLDYPMVMDTFGCTPAFIAGNEAAVRALTRSYFEALEMIKADEAKAYGIMGADVKQSAEQFGASAKFLRWQGPEDNRKFFAGPWQEFSAKAADLLMEIGLIKARPDLATLVDTRFVMGSGS is encoded by the coding sequence ATGAAGAAGACACTCGCCTGGGCCGCCGCGCTGGCGGTCGGATTGGGTTTGGCCTCCGCCGCCGAGGCGCAGACCAAGGTCGCCATCGGCATCTCCGGCTGGACCGGCTTCGCGCCGCTGACGCTCGCCAAGGAAGCCGGCATCTTCGCAAAGAACGGTCTGGACGTGACCATCCAGAAGATCCCGCAGGCCTCGCGCCACCTCGCCATCGCCTCGGGCGCCATCCAGTGCGCCGCCACCACGGTCGAGACCTGGATCGTCTGGAACGCGGCGGGCGTCGCCACCAAGCAGCTCTTCCAGCTCGACAAGAGCTATGGCGCCGACGGCATGGCCGTGCGCGGGAGCATCACCTCGATCAAGGACCTGAAGGGCAAGACGGTCGCCGCCTCGGCTCCCGGGACCGCGCCTTACTTCACGCTGGCCTGGTTCCTGCGCGAGAACGGCATGACCCTCAAGGACGTGAACATCGTCAACATGGAGCCTGCCGCCGCCGCGCAGGCCTTCATCGCCGGCCAGAACGACGCCGCCATGACCTATGAGCCCTTCCTCTCGGCCGTGCGCAACGCCCCCCAGAGCGGCAAGATCATCGCCACCACGCTCGATTACCCGATGGTGATGGATACCTTCGGCTGCACGCCGGCCTTCATCGCTGGCAATGAGGCGGCCGTGCGCGCGCTCACCAGGAGCTATTTCGAGGCGCTGGAGATGATCAAGGCCGACGAGGCCAAGGCTTACGGCATCATGGGCGCGGACGTGAAGCAGAGCGCCGAGCAGTTCGGCGCCTCGGCGAAGTTCCTGCGCTGGCAGGGTCCCGAGGACAACCGCAAGTTCTTCGCCGGCCCCTGGCAGGAATTTTCGGCCAAAGCTGCCGACCTGCTGATGGAAATCGGCCTTATCAAGGCCAGGCCTGACCTCGCCACGCTGGTCGACACCCGCTTCGTGATGGGGTCTGGCAGCTGA
- a CDS encoding ABC transporter permease: MKPLQPVTSQARVTYGIGFFVMFVAAWAVATLGGFVPRLFLASPIAMVEEGWSLMTVHGFAFDIAITIWRVVGGFVLAAALALPLGIMMGAYKPVEAFFEPFVSFARYLPASAFIPLLILWAGIGETQKLLVIFIGSFFQLVLMIAVAVGGVRRDLVDAAYTLGSSDRSVVARVLLPNAAPEIAEILRMVLGWAWTYVIVAELIGSSSGIGHMITDSQALLNTGQIIFGIIIIGLIGLISDFLFKWANQRLFPWATT; this comes from the coding sequence ATGAAGCCGCTCCAGCCCGTCACCTCGCAAGCCCGCGTCACCTACGGCATCGGCTTCTTCGTCATGTTCGTCGCGGCCTGGGCCGTGGCGACGCTGGGCGGCTTCGTGCCCAGGCTCTTCCTCGCCTCGCCCATCGCCATGGTCGAGGAGGGCTGGTCGCTGATGACCGTCCACGGCTTCGCCTTCGACATTGCCATCACCATCTGGCGCGTTGTCGGCGGCTTCGTGCTGGCTGCGGCGCTGGCCCTGCCGCTCGGCATCATGATGGGGGCCTACAAGCCGGTCGAGGCCTTCTTCGAGCCCTTCGTGTCCTTCGCGCGCTATCTGCCGGCCTCCGCCTTCATTCCGCTGCTCATCCTCTGGGCCGGCATCGGTGAGACGCAGAAGCTGCTGGTCATCTTCATCGGCTCCTTCTTCCAGCTGGTGCTGATGATCGCGGTCGCGGTGGGCGGCGTGCGGCGCGATCTCGTCGATGCCGCCTACACGCTGGGCTCGTCGGACCGCTCGGTGGTGGCGCGCGTGCTCCTGCCGAACGCCGCGCCCGAGATCGCCGAGATCCTGCGCATGGTGCTGGGCTGGGCCTGGACCTATGTGATCGTCGCCGAGCTGATCGGCTCGTCCTCCGGCATCGGCCACATGATCACCGACAGCCAGGCGCTGCTCAACACGGGGCAGATCATCTTCGGCATCATCATCATCGGATTGATCGGGCTGATCTCGGATTTCCTGTTCAAATGGGCCAATCAGCGCCTCTTCCCATGGGCGACGACGTGA
- a CDS encoding ABC transporter ATP-binding protein, with protein MSKLSIEAVGKLFPARGASEPTRALTPTTLAIADNDFITILGPSGCGKSTLLRIVAGLETATEGRVLLDGQPVTGPGADRGMVFQSYTLFPWLSIVQNIAFGLRERGLPERERLDIARKWAERVGLRGFENHYPKQLSGGMQQRTAIARALANDPRILLLDEPFGALDNQTRSLMQEMLLGIWERERKTVVFVTHDVEEAIFMASRVVVMSARPGRIKADIPVDLPHPRPYTIKTSAAFVGLKERLVEEIRVEVIGTH; from the coding sequence ATGAGCAAGCTCTCCATCGAGGCCGTGGGCAAGCTGTTTCCGGCGCGGGGCGCGTCCGAGCCCACGCGCGCGCTGACGCCGACCACGCTCGCCATCGCGGACAATGACTTCATCACCATCCTCGGCCCCTCGGGCTGCGGAAAATCGACCCTGCTCAGGATCGTCGCGGGCCTTGAGACGGCGACCGAGGGCCGCGTGCTGCTCGATGGCCAGCCGGTGACCGGGCCGGGCGCCGACCGGGGCATGGTCTTCCAGAGCTACACGCTGTTCCCCTGGCTCAGCATCGTCCAGAACATCGCCTTCGGCCTGCGCGAGCGCGGGTTGCCCGAGCGCGAGCGGCTGGACATCGCCCGCAAATGGGCGGAGCGCGTCGGCCTCAGGGGCTTCGAGAACCATTATCCAAAGCAGCTCTCGGGCGGGATGCAGCAGCGCACGGCCATCGCCCGCGCCCTCGCCAACGATCCCAGGATCCTGCTGCTGGACGAGCCTTTCGGCGCTCTGGACAACCAGACCCGGTCGCTGATGCAGGAGATGCTCCTGGGGATCTGGGAGCGCGAGCGGAAGACAGTTGTCTTCGTCACCCACGATGTCGAGGAAGCCATCTTCATGGCCTCGCGCGTGGTGGTGATGAGCGCGCGGCCCGGCCGCATCAAGGCCGACATACCGGTCGATCTGCCCCATCCGCGCCCCTACACCATAAAGACCAGCGCCGCCTTCGTGGGCCTGAAGGAACGGCTCGTCGAGGAGATCCGCGTCGAGGTGATCGGCACGCACTAG